A genome region from Gigantopelta aegis isolate Gae_Host chromosome 3, Gae_host_genome, whole genome shotgun sequence includes the following:
- the LOC121368471 gene encoding solute carrier family 43 member 3-like, which translates to MAVRPLHLFAVILGSLEIVLFAGVIFGWHSIVYIYKEEGYFYTCAGQNETQPKLSHSSSNVTLLSGQLQTNASYMYTTADNKFNLIFTLATAVNGLLSVVNGYLYDRFGTRFCRIILILCYLSGLSFNIAASADRPSLLFPGFILTTYGGYLILITNLQLAGLIPHLRSMLMALYSGSYDISAGMFLLFKVLFENGLRVNFSFVIQGLLFCLIIISSTFLLHKKHHLPWPIPPDYVLELNTCCRQKKNARQENGPDDKTWTLNVNGSMVNLSSKDKPTGSVAVDLPVTKGEVKKDKEKSTTHTEVEEDQKIEETFLRTGDTTPVKDFSKIALSPLFLFDLMWICIQRLINWFFVGFFNPWITRLACGDKSVVSHYTSFFAVVQFLGIFTAPMSGRLMDRKIKSVHKYSNPKYEKLHASIASFLLNITVSVLLAITMMIPVIEVQYLTCILHSLHRSFLYGPNSAFLANAFPAEHFGKLFGISLTVSASFGMLQYPLFLLIQGPLNNDPLVVNILFIILMMITFIHPAYIWYYLKKKHRHQTSTVDEMIVIEKPS; encoded by the exons ATGGCCGTGAGACCCCTACATTTGTTTGCCGTTATTCTTGGATCGTTAGAGATCGTGCTATTTGCAG GTGTTATATTTGGCTGGCATTCCATTGTCTATATCTACAAGGAGGAGGGGTATTTTTATACCTGTGCTGGACAAAATGAAACGCAGCCTAAGTTGTCACATTCTTCTTCAAATGTCACTCTTCTGTCAGGGCAGCTGCAGACAAATGCATCCTACATGTATACAACAG CAGACAACAAGTTCAACCTCATCTTCACGCTGGCCACAGCCGTCAATGGACTTCTGTCGGTCGTCAACGGTTACCTCTATGACCGGTTTGGGACCAGATTCTGTCGCATCATTTTGAT ACTGTGTTACTTAAGTGGACTCTcattcaacattgcagcttctGCAG ACCGACCTAGCTTGCTGTTTCCGGGGTTTATCTTGACGACATATGGTGGTTACCTGATTCTGATAACAAACCTGCAGCTGGCGGGTCTGATACCTCACCTGCGCTCCATGCTGATGGCGCTGTATTCTGGATCCTACGACATCAGCGCCGGCATGTTTCTTCTCTTCAAG GTTCTTTTTGAAAACGGTCTCCGGGTGAACTTCAGCTTTGTCATTCAAGGACTCCTCTTCTgtctcatcatcatcagcagcacaTTTCTACTCCACAAGAAACATCACCTTCCATGGCCGATACCTCCCGACTATGTCTTAGAGCTAAACACGTGCTgcagacagaaaaaaaatgcGAGGCAAGAAAACGGACCAGATGACAAAACCTGGACATTGAATGTCAATGGAAGTATGGTGAATCTCAGTTCAAAGGATAAACCGACTGGATCTGTGGCAGTCGACCTGCCCGTCACAAAGGGAGAggtaaaaaaagacaaagaaaagtCCACCACTCACACAGAAGTAGAGGAGGACCAGAAGATAGAGGAAACTTTCCTACGGACAGGGGACACAACTCCGGTGAAAGACTTCAGTAAGATTGCCTTATCTCCCTTGTTCCTCTTCGACCTCATGTGGATTTGCATTCAGCGACTAATAAACTGGTTTTTTGTTGGATTCTTCAACCCGTGGATCACTCGGTTGGCATGTGGTGATAAGTCTGTGG TGAGTCACTACACCTCATTTTTTGCAGTTGTTCAGTTTTTGGGAATTTTCACTGCGCCAATGAGTGGAAGACTGATGGATCGAAAAATCAAGTCTGTTCATAAATATTCAAATCCTAAATATG AGAAGCTTCATGCATCAATAGCTTCGTTTCTGCTGAACATAACGGTGTCGGTGCTCTTAGCTATCACCATGATGATTCCCGTGATCGAGGTCCAGTACCTGACGTGTATCCTGCACTCACTTCACAGGTCATTCCTGTATGGGCCAAACTCCGCATTCCTGGCAAACGC atttcCAGCTGAGCATTTTGGCAAGCTGTTCGGAATTTCACTGACTGTTTCCGCCAGTTTTGGGATGTTGCAATATCCTTTGTTCCTTCTTATTCAGGGACCACTGAACAATGATCCACTAGTT gtaaatattttatttattatcctgaTGATGATAACCTTTATCCACCCAGCATACATCTGGTATTACTTGAAGAAGAAACACAGGCACCAAACTTCGACAGTGGATGAAATGATAGTCATAGAAAAACCCTCATAG